A genome region from Nitrospinaceae bacterium includes the following:
- a CDS encoding ABC transporter permease subunit, which produces MYNIWLICRRELSSFFFSPIAYVILAAWTLLLGVFYSGSFLNYAVISLQIMRNPQAAARLNLTPTSAILGPVFSSTTVILLFVIPLLTMRLFSEEKKQGTMELILTYPLRDIEVLLGKYLSAILLYVIMLALTFIYPAILAAFVAVDWSVVGASYLGLFLMGSAFMAVGVFASSLTSNQIVAAMIAFMVLLASFVLDFLSVSSGPFISGLLRHLSLGLHLRSFIQGVIDTRDIVFLVNVNVLCLFLAMRSLEYYKWRG; this is translated from the coding sequence ATGTATAACATCTGGCTGATTTGCCGACGCGAGCTGTCATCGTTTTTCTTCTCGCCCATTGCCTATGTGATTCTCGCTGCATGGACGCTTCTTTTGGGTGTTTTTTATTCCGGCTCGTTTCTCAACTATGCGGTTATTTCTTTGCAGATCATGCGGAACCCCCAGGCCGCCGCGCGTCTTAACCTGACGCCGACTTCGGCGATTCTTGGACCGGTGTTCTCTAGCACCACCGTCATTCTCCTGTTTGTTATTCCATTGTTGACGATGCGTCTTTTCAGCGAGGAGAAGAAACAGGGGACGATGGAGCTTATCCTGACTTATCCGCTGCGCGACATCGAGGTGTTGTTGGGCAAGTATCTTTCGGCAATCCTCTTGTACGTCATCATGCTGGCACTGACGTTCATATACCCTGCAATCTTGGCTGCTTTCGTCGCTGTTGATTGGAGCGTTGTAGGGGCCAGCTATCTCGGTTTGTTTTTGATGGGTAGCGCCTTTATGGCGGTGGGGGTTTTTGCCAGCTCTCTTACGTCGAACCAAATTGTGGCCGCCATGATCGCTTTCATGGTCTTACTTGCGAGTTTCGTGCTTGATTTTCTTTCGGTGTCGTCGGGACCGTTTATCAGTGGACTGTTGCGCCATTTGTCACTCGGTCTTCATCTACGCTCTTTCATTCAGGGTGTAATCGACACGCGGGATATTGTCTTTCTGGTGAACGTCAATGTTTTATGTCTTTTCCTGGCGATGCGTTCCCTTGAATACTATAAGTGGAGGGGATAG
- a CDS encoding ATP-binding cassette domain-containing protein: MIEVEGLTKFYGNLPGIQDISFKVKEGEILGFLGPNGAGKSTTMRILTGFLPPTSGTVRVDGFDVTENPLEVQKRLGYLPENNPLYLEMTVLAYLDFVASVKKMRGGDKSAAIERVVAGCGLTNVASRIIGHLSKGYRQRVGLAQALVNDPPVLIMDEPTSGLDPAQIIEIRDLIRELKGNHTIILSTHILPEVNVICDRVVVIHQGRVAAEGSLDALAMDAQEFKVIRVSALGDADALKSGLSAVGGVKAVNIKDTDSGSEVHLEVQADKDEDIRAELAGAVSAAGGRLTELYQERITLEDTFVKIIGGEQRSGEEAAHV, from the coding sequence TTGATTGAAGTCGAAGGTCTGACAAAGTTTTATGGAAATTTACCCGGAATCCAGGATATCAGCTTCAAGGTTAAGGAAGGGGAAATCCTGGGATTTCTAGGGCCCAATGGCGCCGGAAAATCCACGACCATGCGGATCTTGACCGGCTTCTTGCCCCCCACCTCGGGAACGGTCAGGGTCGATGGCTTCGATGTCACCGAAAATCCCCTGGAAGTTCAAAAACGACTTGGTTATCTCCCCGAAAACAATCCGCTTTATTTGGAAATGACGGTCTTGGCCTATCTTGATTTTGTCGCCTCGGTGAAGAAGATGCGCGGGGGCGATAAATCCGCGGCCATAGAGCGCGTGGTTGCTGGATGTGGACTGACAAACGTCGCATCTCGAATCATTGGTCACCTCTCGAAGGGATATCGTCAGCGCGTGGGGCTTGCACAGGCTTTGGTCAACGATCCGCCCGTTCTCATCATGGATGAGCCGACATCGGGCCTAGACCCGGCTCAGATAATTGAGATTCGAGATCTGATCCGGGAGCTAAAGGGAAATCACACGATTATCTTGAGCACCCACATTCTTCCTGAGGTCAACGTGATTTGCGATCGCGTTGTGGTTATCCATCAGGGAAGGGTGGCAGCCGAAGGCTCGCTTGATGCCCTGGCGATGGATGCCCAGGAGTTCAAGGTTATACGGGTTTCGGCGCTTGGTGACGCGGATGCCTTAAAGAGTGGGCTTTCCGCCGTCGGCGGGGTCAAGGCCGTGAATATAAAAGATACCGACTCGGGCAGTGAGGTTCATCTCGAAGTCCAGGCGGATAAAGACGAAGACATTCGCGCGGAACTGGCAGGAGCCGTTTCCGCCGCTGGCGGGCGCCTCACTGAACTCTATCAAGAGAGAATCACTCTTGAGGATACTTTCGTCAAAATAATCGGTGGCGAGCAACGAAGCGGCGAGGAGGCTGCCCATGTATAA